The genomic window TAATCCGCCTCGAAACGCCGGTTTATTATCAGCAACTGGGCAGTCTGCCGGAAAACTATGCCGCCCAGGTGTCGCGGGTGGCGCTGGGCGTCCGGCTGGAATGCACGCAGTGTCACGACCATCCTTTTGTGGACTGGAAGCAACAAGACTTCTGGGGTATCGCGGCGTTTTACAGCGACGCCAGCCGGTCCGTGGCGGCCCCCAACGCTTCTCAGCCGGCGGCCGAAGCCGGATCGATACGCTACGAAGGCATGGAGTATCCCGCGAAATTCCTGTGGTCCGATGCGCCGTTAGAAAAGGCCGAGCAGGCGCCGCGGACGCGGTTGGCCCACTGGGTGACGGCGGCGGACAATCCACACTTCTCCGCTGTGGCGGTAAATCGTTTCTGGCAGCATTTGGTCGGTCGGGGCTGGTTTGCCGATGTGGAGAATTTTGATCTGGCGACACCTGATCAACGCCGGGTGTTGGATGAATTTGGTCAACGCTTCGCCGACAGTGGTTTTAATATCGACCGCTTAACGGCGGCCATTTGCAAGTCGGCCTGGTATCAAGCCGAAAGCGGATCGCCCGAAGACGTTTCTCAGGCGGAGACCTTTGTACGAACGCTAAAAGTCAACAGCCCCGAGCAGGTGTTCGACTCGCTGGAACAAAGTCTGTTGTTGCCGATCAGCCGGATCGATCCCACGGCCCCGCGGTGGTCAGGCGACCGCATACAGCTGGTCAGCCGGCTGAGCGAAACGACCGGCGCGACTCCCGAAGATTACGCTTCGGGGATTCCTCAAGCGCTGTTGTTGATGAACGGAAAAATCACC from Roseimaritima ulvae includes these protein-coding regions:
- a CDS encoding DUF1553 domain-containing protein, whose product is MRTFAACLWFGCCSLIGLPGVVQADSRGDELARWLNERGQEVFGPLPQPCDDLTFARRLYLDILGRVPSVSELRDFQSWGENRRNRLIDQLVFGEGARADTYKRLSAQQFARQWRRVLLPPGTTVVGSPEPLEAWLREAFANQTAFDQIMQDLIRLETPVYYQQLGSLPENYAAQVSRVALGVRLECTQCHDHPFVDWKQQDFWGIAAFYSDASRSVAAPNASQPAAEAGSIRYEGMEYPAKFLWSDAPLEKAEQAPRTRLAHWVTAADNPHFSAVAVNRFWQHLVGRGWFADVENFDLATPDQRRVLDEFGQRFADSGFNIDRLTAAICKSAWYQAESGSPEDVSQAETFVRTLKVNSPEQVFDSLEQSLLLPISRIDPTAPRWSGDRIQLVSRLSETTGATPEDYASGIPQALLLMNGKITSDAIDLQRSRLLRAVLDSPFFNQRDRIETLYLAVLTRRPTTEEQTALAHYLESQDDDAARQRAYGEILWALLNSPEFVLCR